GTCACCCGCCGAGGGTTTCGTCGACACCGTGCCGAAAGCAGTGCCGGCATCGCATGGACGTCACATCGACCTCCCGCGGTCGTCGCGTCGACCTCCCGCGGCCGTACGTCGCCGTCAGCCCGCGGCTTCCTTGCGTCGCGCCCGGTACGCGGCCACATGCAGCCGGTTTCCGCAGGTGCGGCTGTCGCAGTAGCGGCGCGAGCGATTGCGGGAGAGGTCGACGAAGGCGCGCCCGCAGTCGGGGGCCTCGCAGCGCCGCAGCCGCTCCTGTTCCCCGGCCACCACGAAGAAGGCCAGCGCCATACCGCAGTCGGCCGCGAGGTGATCGGCGACGGAGGCGCCGGGTGCGAAGTAGTGCACATGCCAGTCGTAGCCGTCGTGGTCGGTGAGGCGCGGCGTGGTCCCGGCCGCCGCGACCAGATCATTGATGAGCCCGGCGGCGGTCCGCGCGTCGGAGGCGGCGAAGACCCCGGCGAACAGGTCGCGGACCTTCCGTACGGCCGCGAGATCGTGCTCGGACAGCATCCCGACATCGCTGAACTCGTGCGTTCGTACGAAATCCGCGAGGGACGCGACATCCGCGAGCCCGTCCGCCGTGTTTTCCTCCGCCACCGTGTTCACCAGATCCACCACGGCGTCGAGGGCGCACCTGGTGTCGTGGGTGATCAGCACGTTTCGCTCCCTGGCCTGGGGGTCGGGCGGGCGCCCGCCGATGTTGGCCGATGGTAATGGCTTCCCGGTGCGTGGGACCGGCCCTCTCACCGCCGGGACCGCTCCGGCGCCAGGTGCCAGGCGCTGACACTTCGACGTACGGCCGGGTGCGGGGTCCCGGCGGAACGCATCGGCGCCGCCTCCGCGGAAGTCCGCGGCGACGGCGCCGATGTATGCCCTATGCGGTTGTCTGAGCCCGAGCCGTCTCCCCGAGTGGACGGCGCCGGGCGGCTCTGAGGTACCTCGCTAGCTCTCGGCGAGGATGTGGGAGAGCTCGGTGTCGAGATCGAAGTGCCGGTGTTCCGTGCCAGGTGGCACGGCGGCGTCCGTTCGCTTCAGGAAGGACTCCAGGGCCCGCGCCGGGGCCTCGAGCAGGGCTTCGCCCTCGGGGGAGCTCAGGGCGATGCATACGACGCCCTGGCCGTGACTCCGGGACGGCCAGACTCGGACGTCGCCGGTACCGGTGGGCCGGTGCAGGCCCTCGGCGAGGAGGTCGCGGGCGAACACCCACTCGACGGTTTCCTCGGCTCCGGTGTGGAAGGTGGCGTGCACGGCGTAGGGATCGGCCGTGTCATACCGCAGTCCTGCGGGAACAGGCAGTGAGGACTCGCTCGACACAACGAGGCGCAGGTGCAGCTCGCAGCTGACCGTGGTGTTCATAAGCGCCAGGGCCTTTCGCTCAGTGTGCGCTCGGGGATTCGCACGTCGGCGAAATCGACATGCCACCTACGGTGCCGTTGTAAACCCCTCTGAGCGTTTTGCGTGTCTTTAGGTAACTCATCCGGCCGAGAGCGCGTTCGCCGGATAGGGCCATTCCGGTGACTGGTTTCTCTCGGGTAGGGTTTGGTCGTATGAATACGGGGAGTGACGAGTCCGGCGAAGTCGCCGTGGCTGACGACGGGACGAAGACGGAGCGCGCACTCGGCTCGCGGGCGCCGGAATTCATCAAGGCGCGCCGCGCTCTGCACCTGAGCTGGCAGGTGGGCGTTTTCATAGTGGGCCTCGCGGTGGTCGTCGCGGGCGTGATCATGCTGCCGCTGCCCGGCCCGGGCTGGCTGGTGATCTTCGGCGGCATGGCGATCTGGGCGACCGAGTTCGTCTGGGCCCAGCTCGTGCTGCGCTGGACTAAGCGCAAGGTCACGGAGGCGACCCAGCGTGCGCTCGACCCCCGGGTGCGGCGCCGCAACATCATCCTGACGACCATCGGCCTGGTGATCGTCGCGGCCCTTGTGGGTGTCTACGTCTGGAAGTTCGGCATCGAGATGCCCTGGAACATCAAGCAGTGAGGGCCCCCTCCGCGCACCCTCCGTGCTGGTCGAACGCACCCTCTGACATGGGGTAATGTTCTTCCTGCGCCCGGGCGATTAGCTCAGCGGGAGAGCGCTTCGTTCACACCGAAGAGGTCACTGGTTCGAACCCAGTATCGCCCACCATGTCGATGGCGACCCATGCCCACGGAGATCGTGGACCGGGTCGCCATCGTCGTTTTCCGCGGCTTCGCCGCGCGTTGCGTGGGCCTCGCCGGCCGGTTGTCCCGGGCCGTCGCCGAGGCGGCCATGAGCCGTGGTGCGGGTGTGGGCCCTCGGGTTCGTGTCCCGTCGCGTGGTATAGCCATGCGGACCAGGTGGCTCCGTGGAGTGCCGTGGCGGACGTACCGGATGACTTGCCTGCCCGGCTGTTCACGCTGTTCGTGGGCGTCAGTGCCGTGATCCGGCACGAGTCGGCCGCGCCGCCCCAGTGATCTACGCGGTTCCGAACTCCGGCCCTCTGACATCACCCCGCGGGACGCGACCACTCTCAGTAGGCGGCGGCCACGTGTGCCGCTCGACAGAGGCTCACGCGGCCGCTGCGGGCGTCCCGTGTGGCCACCGGGCTTGACCTGCGTCGTCGCGAACGGCAGTCACGTGACCGTGGACCGTGTCCCGCGCTGCCGTCAACGGCACAGTCACGTGACCGTCGACCGTGTGCCGCGCCGTCGCGAACAGCGGTCACCCGCACGTCGACCGCACCCCCGCCGTCGCCACCAGCAGCCACACCACCGCCGACCGCCCCCCGGCGAACCGCGCCCCTGCCCCTCGCCCTCTGGCACACCCCCCTCACTCCCCATCGCCCCTCACTCTCAGTTCCCCCGGAGCCCCCGCCACCCCGTCTCCCCGACTCCCCACCCCCGAACCGAAGTTGATTTTCGGCCTCTCCGCTTTCGTCGGCGACCTGCCGTGAAGTGTTCGACGGGTCGGTCGTACGCGTCGGACCTGCACGGTCGTGCGAACGCGCCGTCGTCGCGGCGCAGTTGGCCGCCCTGGGGAGCCGGATCGCATCCCATCAATTCCTGTCCGAATCATTGACGTGCCCGAAGGGCCTCCGTACCTTGTGCCAGCAAGCGCTTACTTGAAACGATTCATGACGGCGACCGCAACGTCGCGGGAGGGGCCCGACTATGCAGAAGAACGGGAATGTCGAGAGGCGGACGATCCTCAAGGCGGCCGGTGCGTCGGTGGCCGCGTTGGGGCTGGCCACGACGACGGCATGTGGTGGGGACGGTGCGGGCTCCGGGGACGGGACGGTCACCATCCGTTACGCCTGGTGGGGTGCCGACGACCGGGCCAAGCGGATCAACCAGACCATCGCGCTCTTCGAGAAGAAGTACCCGAAGATCAAGGTGAAAACGGACTTCCAGCCTTACACCGACTTCTGGAAGAAGTTCAACACCCAGGCGTCCGGCGGAAATCCGCCGGACGTATTCCAGAATGCCATCGGATTCCTGCGCAAGTACGACGCGAAGAATGTGCTGCTCGATCTCAGCGCACAGGTCAAGGCGGGAAATCTCTCAATGGAGGGATTCCGGGCAGGTCTTGAGAAGTTCGGCGAGGTCGACGGAAAGCTGCTCGGTGTTCCGGTCGGCTCCAACTCGATGGCCCTCGTCATCGACAAGCACGTGTACACCAAGGCGGGTGTGACGCCCAAGCAGGGCTGGACCTGGGA
Above is a genomic segment from Streptomyces sp. R21 containing:
- a CDS encoding CGNR zinc finger domain-containing protein gives rise to the protein MLITHDTRCALDAVVDLVNTVAEENTADGLADVASLADFVRTHEFSDVGMLSEHDLAAVRKVRDLFAGVFAASDARTAAGLINDLVAAAGTTPRLTDHDGYDWHVHYFAPGASVADHLAADCGMALAFFVVAGEQERLRRCEAPDCGRAFVDLSRNRSRRYCDSRTCGNRLHVAAYRARRKEAAG
- a CDS encoding SsgA family sporulation/cell division regulator → MNTTVSCELHLRLVVSSESSLPVPAGLRYDTADPYAVHATFHTGAEETVEWVFARDLLAEGLHRPTGTGDVRVWPSRSHGQGVVCIALSSPEGEALLEAPARALESFLKRTDAAVPPGTEHRHFDLDTELSHILAES
- a CDS encoding TIGR02611 family protein, which gives rise to MNTGSDESGEVAVADDGTKTERALGSRAPEFIKARRALHLSWQVGVFIVGLAVVVAGVIMLPLPGPGWLVIFGGMAIWATEFVWAQLVLRWTKRKVTEATQRALDPRVRRRNIILTTIGLVIVAALVGVYVWKFGIEMPWNIKQ